GCGTCGTCTTCCCGGCACCGTTCGGTCCGATGAGTCCGAGTATCTTTCCTTTCTTGATCTCGAACGAGACATCGCTTATCGCTGCGAGTCCGCCGAAGAACATAGAAACCCTCTTGATAGCGAGCAAACTCACCGCGAAGTCCTCACCATCCTCGAAAGGACTCGCGAGAGCTTCGGAAAATCGCCGACGATGCCGTTCGGCAGATAGATGACAATTACGATGAGGAGAATCCCGAAGAGCGTCTGGTACGCGGTACCGAGACCTGGAAGGGACCTGATGAATTCGGCAAGGACGACCATGATGATCGCTCCGACAAAAGGACCGAGATAGGTAGCCACCCCTCCCACCATGACGATCATGATCGCGATGATCGATATGTCATGCAGCGCAAAGACGACATTCGGATCGATGTAGCCCATATAATTCGTATAGAAAGCCCCGGCGATTCCGGTAATGGTTCCGCTGAGACATAACGCTATGGTCTTGTAGAACGTCGTATTTATTCCCAATGATTCCGCTGCGTCCTGATCTTCCCGTATCGCCACGAAATAATATCCGAGTTTTGATTCGATCAACTTCTTCACGAGGAAGTAGGTCGCCGAGGCAATGAGCAGGATGATATAGTAGTACCATAGTTTTCCGACCCAGGTCCTCTCCTGTACCATGATACCGAGAGAGCCCCCGGTAAAACCGACGAGATTCTCCGCCGTGATCCTCATCACCTCGCCGCTCGCCAGGGTCGCGAGTGCAAAAAAGGGTCCCCTCAGCCTCAGGACTATGAACCCGAGAATCAGGGCGAAGATTCCGACGATGACGATACTGAAGGGTATTCCCCACCAGGGTGACATGCCGAGTTTCGCGTAGAGGATGCCCGCTGTGTAAGCCCCGACTCCGAAATAGGCGGCGTGGCCGAAAGATACCTGGCCGCAGTAACCGCCGAGGAGGTTCCATGCCATACCTATCGTGGTCCAGATAAAGACGAGTATGAGGATATGCATCACGTACGTGCTGAAGCCGGCAAACGGGAGAAGCGCAGCGATGGTCAGAACGATAAGAGGAATGTGTCTCCTCATCTGCCGAATCTCTTCTTCCTGAGGAGAGATGCCACACCCCCGGGCAGGAAAATGAGGCAGGCGACGAAAATGACGAATCGCCCCACAGGGGCCCAGCCCATGCCGACATAGGTGGAGGTCAGCGACTCAAAGACGCCGAGGATCAGGCCCCCGATGATCGCGCCGACCGTTGAGCCAAGCCCTCCGAGGATCGTGATCACAAAGGCGATGAGGGTAAATTGACCGCCGAGGGCGGGATAGAGGTAGTAGATAGGAATAAAGAGGCACCCTGCCGCACCCACAAGTCCGGAACC
The Thermodesulfovibrionales bacterium genome window above contains:
- a CDS encoding branched-chain amino acid ABC transporter permease, with the protein product MRRHIPLIVLTIAALLPFAGFSTYVMHILILVFIWTTIGMAWNLLGGYCGQVSFGHAAYFGVGAYTAGILYAKLGMSPWWGIPFSIVIVGIFALILGFIVLRLRGPFFALATLASGEVMRITAENLVGFTGGSLGIMVQERTWVGKLWYYYIILLIASATYFLVKKLIESKLGYYFVAIREDQDAAESLGINTTFYKTIALCLSGTITGIAGAFYTNYMGYIDPNVVFALHDISIIAIMIVMVGGVATYLGPFVGAIIMVVLAEFIRSLPGLGTAYQTLFGILLIVIVIYLPNGIVGDFPKLSRVLSRMVRTSR
- a CDS encoding branched-chain amino acid ABC transporter permease: YLSDYWKTSPIELSLSVPWTVSFVFAVFITTALWFFLAKTDTGKSIRATAQDPDAALLMGVNVKLMRVVTFGIGSGLVGAAGCLFIPIYYLYPALGGQFTLIAFVITILGGLGSTVGAIIGGLILGVFESLTSTYVGMGWAPVGRFVIFVACLIFLPGGVASLLRKKRFGR